The DNA region GGCGCGTCCTAGGGTTCTCGGCGCGTCCTGGGTTCGTCCCGGACAGAGTCAGGCCCAGACGCCGACGCGGTGCCTGCGGTGGCGCCTCCCATGCCGCCGTCGCCGGAGTCGACCGGTTCCGGACGCCGACGATCCGGACCGGTTGGCTCCGGACACCGAGGCTTCCGAGGACGGGGGTGAGTCGGCCAGGGCCTCGTCCGACTCCTTGGCGCGGCCTTCCGGGGCTGCGGGCAGCACGTCGATCCGGCCCATCTGGCCGTGCGAGGAGTGCACCATGTGGTGGCAGTGATAGACGTACTCGCCCGGGTAGTCGCCCCAGGTCATGGCGATCCGGACGGTCTCGCCCGGATGGATCGGGATGGTGTCCTTCAGCCCGGCCTCGGCCGGGCCGACCGGCTTCCCGTCACGGTCCAGCACGCGGAACCGCACCAGATGGGTGTGGAAGGAGTGGGGGGCGTGGAAGACCCCGGCCGGTCGGCGGGTGAGGTGGTTGTGGATCGTCCAGATCTCGCTGGTGCCGACGGTCGTCCGCACGTCGGTTCGGTCCGGGTCGTACTTGCGCCCGTTGATCCTGGTGTCCGGGAAGGTCGTCAGCCAGAACTCCCGGTGCACCGTCGCCTTCGGGATCGGCGGCAGGGTGGCCAGGACGTCCGGTATCCGGCTACGGTCCTCGGCCGTCCGGGTGATGTCGAAGCGCAGCACCTCGGGCCGCTCCGTCTTCAGCGCGGCCGTGTTCTCCAGCACCACCGATTCGCCGACGGGGTAGCGGGCGAAGTCGACGACGATCTCGGCGCGTTCCGCGCCGGCCAGGGTCAGCTCGTCCAACTCCACCGGCCCGGCGAGCAGCCCGCCGTCGGAGGCTATCTGGGTGAACGGCTTGCCGTCGGCGAAGCGCAGCGATATGTGGCGGTTGGGCGAGACGTTGAAGACCCGCAGACGGTACTTGCGCGCCGCCACCTCGAAGTAGGGCCGTTCCTTGCCGTTGACCAGCATGTGCGGGCACTCGTACGGGTCGGTGTAGACCAGCCTGCCGTCCGTCTCGATCCGGGCGTCCCGGATCAGCAGCGGGATGTCGAACTCGCCGTCCGGCAGCGGCAGGCCGCTCTCGTGCGGGTCGCTGAGCAGGTAGGCGCCGGCCAGGCCGCGGTAGACGTTCTCGGCCTCCAGCTGGTGCGCGTGGTCGTGGTACCAGAGAGAGGCGGCCTCCTGTTCGTTGGGATAGCGGTACTCGCGGGTCTCGCCGGGCTTGATGAGGGCCATCGGCAGGCCGTCGTACCGCGACCGGACATGGCCGCCGTGCAGGTGGACGGAAGTGTGCACGCGCAGGTCGTTGGTCTGCTGGACCACCACCTCCCGGCCCTTGACCGCCCGGATGGTCGGACCGGGGAAGCAGTCGCCGTAGGCCCGGACGGTGGTCAGCAGCCCCTTGACGATCTCCACCTCGGTCTCGGCCATCCGCAGCCGGTACAGGTCCGAGGAATCCGTCCGCGACACCGGACTCAGCACCGGGGGCACCCGCATGGCGTGCGCGAAGGGGACGATCCGGGCGGCGCGCCCGCTGGGCCCCGACCTGGCCTGAGCGGCCGGCAGAGCGGCTGGCTCGGTCTGGGCCAGGCTCGGCGTGAGGCCCCATGGGAGGAGGGCCACCGGGCCGCCTATGGTCGCGGCCCTGAGGAGGTCTCGTCGGTTCAGCATCCTCGGTCTCTCTGTCCGGGACCCGGCGGTCGGTGTGCCGCCGGGCAGATGGTCGCCGGCCGTGGTCGCCGGCCGCCCCGCCCAGCGGCTGCCGCGCACATGACGGCGCGGGCCTGGCGGTGGCTGAGTGTGCGGCTCGCGCCGCGCTTGGTAACCGCCCCGCTGGCTCAGTATCAGCGGGCTTCGCGCGCTCTGCATCCTGCTGGTGTCCGGCTGTGCCCGTCGTGGCCTGTCGTGCCCGTCGTGCCCGACACACGTCGGGCACGACGGGGGAAGGCTGGGAATCCTCACCGGTCAGTCAGGTGGTGGCCGGTACGACATTGGTGGCGGCGACCGCGGGGCGGACCGATCTGGCCAGGTCCACGGCATCGCCCTGGGCCCAGATGTGGGTGAAGAAGAGGCGCGGTTCGTCCGTCAGGCCGTGGTTGTGGAGTTCGACGAGTTCGATGCCGCCCCGCCGCAGCACCGCGAGCACCTCCTGGACCTCGGTGGCGACCATGGCGAGGTCGCCGCTGAGCACGGCCCGTCCTCCGCCGAGCGGCTGGAAGTTGAAGGCCGAGGTCGCGCCCAGGCCGGGTGGCAGGACGTGCCCCTCGTCGACGATGGTCTCGCGGCGGACGAAGACGCACGTATGGACGTCCTCGCCGCTGTTGCCCGTGGCCCCCAGTGCGGCGTCGATGCCGGCGGTGTCCAGATCGAGGGGCCGGGGCGGTTCGGGCGGGCGCGGTGCCGGCGTACCGGTGCGGTCGAGCGCGGTCCGTAGCCCGCAGGCCAGTGCCACGGCGTCGTGGCCGTGTGCGCAGACATGGGTCCACCAGACGTCCGGCGACTGCTCCGGCAGGTGTTTGTGGAGGGCGGTCAGGGCGATCCCCTGAGCCTGGAGCGCGTCGGTGAACGCCGGCAGCTCGTCTCCGGTCACCACCAGATCGCCCATCATCAGGGTGCTGCCGTCGTCGTACCGCGCGAAGGAGGCGTGCGAGCCCAGCGCGAGCCCGGGGGTGATGGTGACGCCACGGCTGACCACGTGCAGGTCGTGTCGCGGGAAGGGCGTGTGGTGGTAGGTCCTTCGGATGAGGTTGCCCGGGCGGCCGAGGGCGCGCGCGATGTCGCCCCAGTCCGCCTCGCTGGTGGTCACCGGGTTGGGGGCGGACCCCATGCCGCCGGAACCGTGGGCTGCGGCCGACCTCATGGCCGCATCCCCCGCCAGGCCGGCCAGCACTGGTATCAGCCCGGCCGCCGCCAGCAGCGGTCGTCGGGGCACGGCGGGGGGAACGGGGTTCCCGGGGTTCGCGTCTTCGGTCTTCACCTTTGGTCTCCCAGGATGCCCCGGCCTTCTGGCCGGGGAGGAGTGGGGCGGGGGGCGGGTACGGGAGCCGGTCCCCGCGTCGTGGCCACGGCGGCGCGCGGGTGACGGCTCCCGTCCGGGTCGGCCGCCAGGGTGTGCCGGCGGCCGGACGAACGATCGGATGGGGGAACGATCGGATGGGGGAAAGGCTCGGTTTCGGTCAGGAACCGGGGGACGCCCAGGTGCCCAGGGACATCTCGGCGGTGATGCCCGGGCCGAACCCCGCCATCAGCCCGTGGTGGCCGTCGCGAGCCGACTCCTCGTCGAACATCCGGGCCAGGGCGTCGAGCACGACCGCACTGGCGATGTTGCCGTACTGGGTGAGGGTGGCCCGGCTGAAGCGGAACGCCTCGGGCGGCACCTCCAGGAAGCGGCTCAGGTCGTCCAGGATCCGCGGACCGCCGGCGTGGATGATGTAGAAGTCCAGCGCGCCCGCGTCCCACTGGTGCTGCTCGGCGACCGCGCGCAGGGCAGGGCTGAGGGGCTCCATCGTCCCTGGCACCCGCCTGTCCAGCTGGAAGTGGAATCCGGTGGGGCGGACCGCGTAGGAGATCCACTCCTCGGTGTTCGGGATGAGGTACGAGCCGTTGCGCTCCAACCGGATCCCGGTGCCGCCCTCGCCCCGGACCACGGCGGCGGCGATCCCGTCGCCGAACAGGCCGTTGGAGAGCAGCGACCCCACGCCCAGGTCGGTGGGCTGGTAGCACAGGGAGCAGAACTCGCAGGCCACGATCAGCACGTTGGAGCCCGGATAGGCCGAGCAGAAGTCATGGGCCCGGTTCACCGCCGCGCCGCCGGCCGCACAGCCCAGTTGGGCGATCGGCAGCTGCCGGGTCTCCGGCCGGAAGCCCAGCTTGTTGATCAGCCACGCCGTGAGCGACGGCATCATGAAACCCGTGCACGACACGTAGACGATCAGGTCGATCTGCGACGGCTCCACTTGGGCCGTTTCGAGGGCCCTGACCACCACCGCCGGGACGCGGGCCTTGGACTCGGCCTCGAAGACGGCGCTCCGCTCGTCGAACCCCGGGTGCTTCAGCACCGTGTCGATGGGTTGGATCAGGTGTCGCTTCCGCACCCCGGTGTTCTTGATGAGGCGCAACGCCAGATCGAGCTGGGGATGGTCGTGATGGAGCCTGCGCGCCAGTTCGAGGGTTTCCTCGTTGGTGATGACGTGCTCCGGCACGGCTATCGCCGGCTTGCACAGAACGGCCATGGGACTTCCTCCTGACGGGCGGAGTTCCCGGTGCGACCCTGGCGAGGCGGGGAGTTCAGCACTGGACGGCAACCGCTGCGAGCCGGACGCGTGGAGACGGCACGGCGGCGGGACTCACCGGGCGGGGCCCAACGGCGTGGCGGACGAGCCGGCAGAGCGAGGATTCGGATGCTCGCCGTGCGGGTGGTTGCGCCGGCCGCGAGTTGGTTCGGGCCACGTCAGCCCAATGTACGGAAGGTGGGTCCCGCGCGCACGTCGGCCCGCGCACTCCGAGGTGCGCGGGCCGACGTACGCGGCGATGCCGGAAACGAGGTGGCGGTGGGCGAGCGCCGGAGCGTGCGGCACCGTCACCAGGTGACCGGCAGCCCGAGCGGATAGCGCCAGATCGACGAGGTGTTCCACGCAAGCTCCGCGGCCGGCTTCGCCAGCGCGATCCTGGGGAAGCGCTCCAGCAGGGTCCCGAGGGCGACTTCGAGCTCGGTGATGGCCAGCGGTGCGCCGAGGCAGTGGTGCGCGCCCCAGCCGAAGGTCATGTGGGAGGGGCTGGTCCGCTCCAGGACCAGCTCGTCGGGCCGCTCGAACCTGCGGCCGTCCCGGTTGGCGGTCAGGTAGGAGACGTGCACGATGTCCCCCGCCGGGATCGTCACCCCGCTCAGCTCCACGTCCTCAAGGGCCACCCGGGGGATGCCGACGCCCTTGCGGAAGGGGATGAAGCGCAGCATCTCATGGATCACCTGGGTGAGCATCTCGGGCCGCTCGCGCATGGTGGCGCGCACCTCCGGCCGGGTGAGGATGGTGTACGAGAGGTTGCCGAGCTCGTACGTCGTGGTGTCCTGGCCGGTGATCAGCAGGACCATGGCCATCACGGTGAGTTCCTGCTCGTCGAGGACCTCGTCCCCGTCGCGGGCCGTGGCCAGCGCACTGATCAGGTCGTCACCGGGGTTCCTGCGCCGTTCGGCCGTCAGCTCGGCGAAGTACGCCCGCAGGTCGGCCTTGGCCCGCACCGCGTCCGCCTTGTTGTCCAGGTCCATGTTCATCATCGTCCGGGCGTTGGCGCGCAGCCGTGCGCTGTCGGCCTCGGGGATCTCCAGGACCTCGCAGATCGTGATCAGCGGGAGCGGGTGGGCCAGGTGCTCCATGAGGTCGGCCGGCGGACCCTGGTCCCGCATGCGGTCCAGCAGCTCGTTCACCACGTGCTGGGTACGGTCCCTCATCCGCTCGATGTGGTCGGGTGTGAAGCCCTTGGACACCAGGCTGCGCAGGCGGGCGCTGGCGGGCGGGTCCATGACGTTGATCGCCTCGGCCTGGACGATCGGCTCGGGAGTCATGCGCGGGAAGTCCCGGCCGACGATGGCGTGGCGGCTGAAACGCCGGTCAGTGGTCACCGTGCGCACGTCGTCGTACCCCGTGACGAGCCAAGCCTCCCCCTCGCCGTAGGGGAGGCGGATGCGGCTGACCGGTGCGTCGTTCATGAGCTGTCGGAGCGTCGGGTCGAACTCAAGGGCTTCGGCGAAGTCGAACGGGCAGTTCCGTGCGCTGGAGTCAGAGGACATGCGGACCTCCAGGTCTGGGCCGTGCGGGCCGGATGGGACGGCGGATGATGGACTGAGCACCGGTACCCGTTCGGTCGGCCGCGCACACCGGTGGAGGTGCGGGACCGCCGGTAATTCATTCGGGCTGATCAGCGGCAGGAGCGCCCGGCCCCCGTCCCGCGGTCGCCCCGGCCGCCGCGCGTCGGTCCGCCGCCCGGCTGCTCACGGCCACCGCGAGGCCACGCTGGACGAGCCGGCACCGCCGCCCCCTCGCCGCCTGGACCGACCCACAGGGCGGGGAGGCCGGGTCCTAGGACCGTCCGTCGATCTAGGACGAACGCACGACCCGGTCCCGAGCCGGGCGGCCGATCCGCGGCCAGCCCCGGCGGCGGGATCGTTGGCCCCATGAACGAAGCACCGCACATCGCCCCCGCCCCCGTCGCCCTCGTCACCGGCGCCTCCCGCGGCCTCGGGCTGGCCCTCGCGCACGCCCTCGCCGCCGAGGGCTGGCAGCTGGTGATCACCGCCCGTGGCGCGGCCGAACTGGCCGAGGCCGAGGCGGCCCTGGCCGCCGTGACCAAGGTCGTCGCCCTGCCGGGATCGATCGTCGACGACGACCACCGGGCCCGGCTGGCCGAGGCCGCCGAAGGTCTCGGCGGCGCGAGCCTGCTGGTCAACAACGCCGGTTCGCTCAACGGCGCCGCCGCCCCGGGAGCCGAACCGCTGCCCCGGCTGGCCGACTTCCCGCTGCCGGACCTGCTGGAGCTGTTCGAGGTCAACGCGCTCGCCCCGATCGCCCTCACCCAGCTCGTCCTGCCCCAACTGCGCGCCCGCTCCGGCGCCGTCCTCAACATCAGCTCGGACGCCGCCGTGGAGCCCTACCTCGGCTGGGGCGGCTACGGCGCCAGCAAGGCCGCGCTCGACCAGGCCACCGCCGTACTCGCCAGGGAGGAAGCGGAGTTGAGGGTCTGGGCGGTCGACCCGGGCAACATGCGCACCCGGATGCTGCAGGAGGCCAGCCCGGGCGAGGACATCTCCGGCGAGCCGCTGCCCGAGCAGATCGCGTCCGTGCTGCTCGGCCTGCTGCGCGACCGCACCCACTCCGGCCGCTACCGCGCGGCGGACCTGGCGGCGGCGCCGGCCGCCGACCGGGGTGGGCGATGACGTCCCTGACCGAGCCGGGTCTCGACGTCACCGTCCCGCCCGAACTCTCCGCCCGCGCACCGGCGGAGGCGCGCGCCGGCGCCCGGGACGGCGTGCGGATGCTGGTCGGCCGGCGGGCCAGCGGCGCCGTGGAGCACCGCCGCTTCCCCGAACTGCCGGAGGTGCTGCGCCCGGGGGACCTCCTGGTGGTCAACGACTCGGCCACCCTCCCGGCCGCCCTGCCGGGCCGGTTGCCGGACGGCACCCCGGTCGCGCTGCACCTGTCCTCCGCGCAGCCGGACCAACGGGGAGCCCACCTGGTCGAGTTGCGCCGGGTGGTACCGGGCGCCGCGGCGGCCTACTACCCGCCGCAGGAGTCCCCGGCCCGGCCGGGTCTGCGCGTCGCACTTCCGGCCGACGGCACGGCCGAGCTGGTGCAGCCCTTCACCGCCCGCCTCTGGTGTGCCGAACTCACCCTGCCCGAACCCCTGTTGGGGTACCTGTCACGGCACGGCCGGGCGATCCGGTACGGCTACGTGGACCACGACTGGCCGCTCGAGGCCTACCAGACGGTCTTCGCCAGCGTGCCCGGCAGCAGCGAAATGCCCAGCGCCGCCCGCCCGTTCACACCACGGACGGTGGCCCGGCTGGCCGGTCGGGGCGTGCTGCTCGCACCGGTCACCCTGCACACCGGGGTGGCCTCGCCGGAGGCGCACGAGGCCCCGTACGCCGAGCGCTTCCACGTCCCGGCGACCACCGCCCGGCTGGTCGACCACGTCCGGGCCGGCGGCGGCCGGGTGATCGCCGTCGGCACCACCGTCGTGCGCGCCCTGGAGTCGGCCGTCACGCCGGACGGCACGCTCCAGGAGGCCGACGGCTGGACGGAGTTGGTGATCACCCCGGAGCGCGGGGTGCGCGCGGTGGACGGCCTGCTCACCGGCTGGCACGAGCCGCGCGCCTCCCACCTGCTGATGCTGGCCGCCGTCGCGGGCCGCTCACTGCTGGCGCACTGCTACCGGGAGGCCGTCCACCAGCGGTACCTGTGGCACGAGTTCGGCGACGTCAACCTGCTGCTGCCGGACTGACGGGCCCTCGCGTCAGCCGGTGGCGGTGCGCTCTCGTCCGCGCGGGCCGTCACCGAGCGACTGGTCGCAGGCGCAGGTGAGGCGGAGCGGCGCTCAGGCCAGCAGGGTCCGTGCCACGTGGTGGGTGTCCAGGTACTCCCGGACGGTGGTGATCAGGCCGTTCTGAACGGTGAACACGCCGAGGCAGTGGTTCTCGTACGCGGCGCCGTTGGCCGCCTTGCCGACGACGGTCCACTCGGCCACCGCCTGCGGGCCGTCGGCGAGGACATGGGTGAGGGTGATGGTCGGCAGGCCGTCGGGGGCGAAGAGGGTGCCGACCTGGCCGAGGAAGTCGCCGAAGATCTCCTGCTTGCCGCGCCAGGTGCGGGAGAGCTCGAGGCTGCCCGGGTAGGTCCAGGCGGCGTCCTCGGCGAACAGGGCGATGGCGGCGTCCAGTTCGCCCGCGGCGAGCCGGGTGACGTACTCGGTGACGACGGTGCGGGCGTCGGCCTGCTGCATGGTGGGCTCCTCTGGTCCGTCCGGTCGGGGCTCTCCCGCCGTGGCAACAGGAAAGCCCAGCGGTCCTTCCGGCGGCCAACAACCCCCGGACCGCGCCGACAACCATCCGTTGTTTCATGCGGTCGGGAAGCCCGGCGGCAGCTCCAGCTCGAACCAGACCACCTTGCCGTTCGCGGTCCGGCGGCTGCCCCAGCGGTGCGCCAGCTCGTTGACCAGGTGGATGCCGCGCCCGCCCTCGTCCTCGTTGCGGGCGTGGCGGATCCGGGGCGTGCCGCCCTCCCGGTCGGCGACCTCGACGGTGAGCACCCGGTCGCAGAACAGCCGCAACTGGGTGGGGGATCCGGCGTGCACCAGGGCGTTGGTGATCAGCTCGCTGGTGAGCAGCTCGGCCCAGTCCACGAGCGCGGCCAGGCCCCAAGAGGTCAGCGTCTCGCGGGTGAAGCGGCGTGAGTGGGCGACCATCGCGTGGTCGCCGGTGAGCGGCAGGTTGGCGATCAGGTCGGCGCCCTCCGGGCGGACCTGCGCCATGATCACGGCGATGTCGTCCTCGGCGGTGCGCCCGGTGAGCCGGGTCAGGACGGCGTCGCAGGTCTGCTCCAGCGAGCGGCTCCGGTCGGCGACCGTACGGCAGAGCAGTTGCAGGCCCTCGTCCAGGTCGCGGCCCCGGCGCTCGACCAGGCCGTCCGTGTAGAGGGTCAGGATGGCCTGCTCGGGGAGGGTGAACTCGACGCTCTCGAACTCGACTCCGCCCACGCCGAGCGGTGCGCCGGGCGGCAGGTCGACCAGGTGGGCGTTGCCCTCGGTGTCGGCGACCACGGGCGGCAAGTGGCCGGCGCAGGCGGCGGTGCAGCTGCGGTCCGCCGGGTCGTAGAACACGCAGACGCAGGTGGCGAACTGGCCCTCGCCGAGCGCTGTGGTGGTCTCGTCCAGCCGGTGCAGCACCCGTTCCGGGTTGAGCTCCAGGATCATCAACGTCCGTGCCACAGTCCGTAGTTGGCCCATGGTGGCGGCAGCCCGGATGCCGTGTCCCATCACGTCGCCGACGATCAGCGCGACCCGCCCGGAGGAGAGCGGCACCACGTCGAACCAGTCGCCGCCGACCTCGCTGACCACGCTGCTGGGCAGGTAGCGGTAGGCGAGCTCCAGCCCGAGCGTGCGGTGGATCTCCTGGGGCAGCAGGCTGCGTTGGAGCGTGAGCGCGGTGTCCCGCTCCCGGCGGTAGAGCCGGGCGTTGTCGATCGCCAGCGCGGTGCGGGCGGCCAGCTCCTCGGCCAGCGAACGGTCCGCCGCGCCGAACGGCGCCGGATTGCGGGTGCGGAGGAACTCCGCGCCGCCCAGTACGAGTCCGCGCGCCACCAGCGGCACCATCAGGTACGAGTGGATCCCGGCGGCCAGCCCCGGCTGCACCCGGTCGGGGGAGGCGACGATCCGCCGCAACTCCTTCTCGGTCACCTCGGAGACCAGGATCGACCGCCGGGTGCGCAGGCTCTGCGCGTACACCTCGGCGGACTGCGAGGTCTCGCCGACCTGGTCGGCGGCCGCCGTCATGCTGCCGTCCGGCGCCAACTCGCCGACCGCCACCGCGCGCATCAGCACCGATCCGTCCCTCGGCACCGGGCCGGGCTCCTCACCACCGAGCACCGTGTCCCGCAGGTCCACCGTGACGAAGTCGGCGAAGCGCGGGATCACCACGTCCACCAACTCCTTTGCCGTGCGGTGCAGATCGAGCGTGGTGCCGATCCGGTTGCTGGCCTCGTTCAGCAGACCCAACCGCTGCTGGGCGGCCCAGGCCTCGTCCAGCGCCCGCTGCCGGGCGGCGGCCGCGTCGCGCTCGCGGGTGAACAGCAGCGCGTTGTCGATCGACACCGCCGCCCGCACCGCCAACTCCCCGGCCAGCGCGAGGTCCTCGTCCTCGTACGGGCGCTCGACCAGGGTCCGGTAGAAGCCCGCGACGCCGACCGGACTGCCGCGCGCGATCAGCGGGACGACCATGAACGAGCGCACGTTCTGCTCCCGTACGGCCGCGGTGCGCACCGGGTCGTCGGCGAACCAGGCCATGCCCTCCTCGTCCATCCGCGGCACCAGCACCGGCTTGCGGTGCGCCAGGCTCCACGCGTACGGCGAACCGGGCGGGAAGCGGTGCACCCCGCCCAGCCGGGCGATCGGCGCCATGGTCGAGCCGCGCACCGAATGGAAGGCCATCCGCCGCAGCAGCGCCGAACCGTCCGCCGGGGGCCGCCCCTCGCGCTCGCCCCGGACCAGCTCCTCCAGCACCTCCACCACCACCGTGTCGGCCAGCCGGGGCGTCGCCACCTCGGCCAACTCGTTCGCGGTGCGGTCGAGATCGAGCGTGGTGCCGATCCGGGCGGAGGCCGCGTTGACCAGCGCCAGCCGCTCCTGCGCGGCCTTCGCCTCGCGCAGCGCCTGCTGCCGCGCCAGCACCGTCTGGTGCTGGCGCAGGTACAGCCGGGCGTTGTCGATCGCGACCGCCGCGCGCGAGGCCAGCTCCTCACCGAGGGTGATGTCGGCCTCGGCGAAGGACTCGCGCTCGCCGCGCCGCGAGTACACCACCATGCCCAGCGTGGTGCCGCGCGCCACCAGCGGCGTGATCCGCACCGAGCGCGGCCGGTCGCCCAGGAACGCCCGGCGGCGGCTCTCGCTGATGCCGTCGGCCAGCGGCGGCAGCTCCCAGGACGGCACCACCACCGTCCGCCCGGTGATCAGCGCCCGGGCGTACGGGGAGTCCGGCGGCAGCTCGTACACCGAGTCCACCGGCAGCGACTCGGCCGGATACAGCGGGTCGGCGGTCGACAGCGCCAGGCGGCGCACCAGCTGCCGGGCGTCCGGAGCGGGCGGCTCGACGTTGCGCCCGGCGATCAGCGCCTCCAGCGCGAACACCCCGCTGATGTCCGCGACGCTGGGCACCATCGCGTCGGCCAGCTCGCGGGCGGTCTGCCGCAGGTCCAGTGTGGTGCCGATCGAGGCGGTCGCGTCGACGAGCAGCGACAGCCGCTCCTGCGCCCGGGCCGCCCGAGCCTCGGCGCGGTAGCGCTCCGTCACGTCGATGACCGTCGCGCTCACCCCGAGCACCCGCCCGCCCTGGTCCGCCAGCCGGAAGTACGAGGCGGACAACGCCCGGTCGCGCCGTGGATCCTCCGGCGCGCGGTCCTGCGAACGGAAGTCCACCACCGGCCGGCCGCTCGCCAGCACCTCCCGCATCACCGCCTCGGCCTCGGCGGCGTTGGTCCCCGGCAGCACCTCGGTCAGCCGGTGGCCCAGGTGCGCCTCGGCGGCCAGCCCGTTGGTGAGCGCCAGCGCCTCGTTCAGCCGGACGTAGCGCAGGTCGGTGTCGAAGACGGCCATGCCGACCGGGGACTGGGTGAAGAAGCCGTCCAGCACGGCGAGATCCGCCTGGATCCGGCGCAGCGTCGTCACCTCGGAGGCCACCGCAAGCACCAACGGCGCCCCACCGGGCCCGCGGATGGGATGGGTACGGAACTCCAGGTTCACCAGGTGCCCGTCCCGGTGCCGCACCGGGAACACCCCGGACCACTCCCGGCCCGCCAGGATCTCCGCGAACAGCTCCAGCACCTCGGGCCGCTGCTCGTCCGAGATCAGCAGCTTGGCCGCCTTCGCGCCCACCGCCTCGTCCGCACCGTAGCCGAGCAGTGTCTCCGCGTCGCCGCTCCAGTGCAGGATCCGCCCGTCGGCCTCGACCAGTGCCGTGGCGATCGGCACCATCAGCAGGACGTCCTGCTGAGGCTCCCCCCGGCGCTGTCCGTCGTCGTTCACCATGGCCAGAGAACCGCCCAACCACCCGGGAGCTCGTTCCCACCAGCCCTGCCATCCTCGCACGCGGCCCCCGGCCACCGCTCATCGTGACCCCCGGGCTGCCCGGCAGCACCCATGGCCCCGGACGGTCGCCCGGACAGCCCACCCTCACGGTCGTCGTACCCCACCTGCCACCACGGCCCCGATCCACACCGCACCCCTGGCAAACGAAGTCGACGGGGCTTCCCGCTCCCGCGTGGTAACGCTCCCACGGGCGAGAGGACTTGGGCGGACACCCATCCGGCACTCGGAGGACGCCGCGATCCTCGGAGCAGTGCCGACGGCAACGTCGGCCGCAGCCCGTTCAAGGAGACTCCCGTGCCCGACTTCGGCGGAGGATTCACCGACCTTGACGAAACCACCATCGACCAGCTCGAAGAATCACCGACGATGCCGCTGAGGCCACCGCCGGAGAGGACATCGCACCCGGCGAGTGAACCCCCGTACACCCCGAAACCCGTGGTCCGGGTGAGGCGCCGCTCGACCGGGTGGCCAGGTGCTCTCGGGCCGCTGGCGGCGCTCGGGCTCGGCACGGGAAGTCGGCGGGTCCGACTTCCTGCGTTGGCTCGGTCCGGCTGCGGGGCAGGGGAGTTCCACCCACCCGACCTCCGCACCCGCACGGGCGTTGGACCGGGCGTGTCGCGCGTGGGAAGTCGGCGGGTCCGACTTCCTGTGTTGCCCCGGGGCCAGCGGCCGATGTGGGCCTTTTCGTTGCCGCTCGGGCGTTGAGTGCGCGCTATGCGCGAGAAGTCGGCCGGTCCGACTTCCTGTGCGCTTGTCTCGCCCCTGGGTTTCGGTGTCGGTCCGGCGAGGCAAACGGCGGCGGCGACGACGAGGATGACGTGGCTGGTGCAGTTGCCAGGGGCCGAGCTGCGGCCTCCGGACGGGTGCTGACCAAGGGTAGCCGCGCGCGGGAAGTCGGCGGTCTGACTTCCTGTGCGCTCGGTGTGGCCCCGGAGCATGGGTGGTGCGCTTCGGGTGAATGGTGAGGCGCCGGGGGCGGTGGCCGTGATGGTGCGGTTGGTGCCTGTTGCCGGGGCGCGGGCCGAGGGTTGTGTCGCTGCGCGTGAGAAGTCGGCCGGTCCGACTTCCTGCGCGTTCGGCCCGGCCCCGGGTTACCGGGTGGTGGTGCGGGTTCCGGTGGGGCAGAGGGTGTCCGGTGCCCGGGGTGCGGGCTGAGGGTTGTGGCTGTGCATGGGAAGTCGGCGGGTCCGAATTCTCGTGTGGTCGGGCCGGGGGCGGGTCATCGGGTGGTGGTGTGTTCGGGGGTGGTGCGGGATTCGGCGCTGCGGGCGGCGAGGGCCAGGGCGGCGCCGGCGAGGCAGAGGGCGGCGGCGACCAGGGTGGCGCGGTCGGTGCCGGTGGCGAGGGCGTGGGCTGCGGCCTCGGGGCCGGGGGTGGTGGGGCGGGCGGAGCCGGCGACGGCGACGGTCACGGCGACGCCCAGGGCCGAACCGAGGTAGCGGGAGGTGTTGTTGGCCCCGGAGCCCATGGCGGCCCGGTGAGCCGGGACGCTGCTGACCGCGAGCCGGGCGAGGGCGGCGTTGAGGACG from Kitasatospora cathayae includes:
- a CDS encoding S-adenosylmethionine:tRNA ribosyltransferase-isomerase, which produces MTSLTEPGLDVTVPPELSARAPAEARAGARDGVRMLVGRRASGAVEHRRFPELPEVLRPGDLLVVNDSATLPAALPGRLPDGTPVALHLSSAQPDQRGAHLVELRRVVPGAAAAYYPPQESPARPGLRVALPADGTAELVQPFTARLWCAELTLPEPLLGYLSRHGRAIRYGYVDHDWPLEAYQTVFASVPGSSEMPSAARPFTPRTVARLAGRGVLLAPVTLHTGVASPEAHEAPYAERFHVPATTARLVDHVRAGGGRVIAVGTTVVRALESAVTPDGTLQEADGWTELVITPERGVRAVDGLLTGWHEPRASHLLMLAAVAGRSLLAHCYREAVHQRYLWHEFGDVNLLLPD
- a CDS encoding nuclear transport factor 2 family protein — translated: MQQADARTVVTEYVTRLAAGELDAAIALFAEDAAWTYPGSLELSRTWRGKQEIFGDFLGQVGTLFAPDGLPTITLTHVLADGPQAVAEWTVVGKAANGAAYENHCLGVFTVQNGLITTVREYLDTHHVARTLLA
- a CDS encoding SpoIIE family protein phosphatase; the encoded protein is MVNDDGQRRGEPQQDVLLMVPIATALVEADGRILHWSGDAETLLGYGADEAVGAKAAKLLISDEQRPEVLELFAEILAGREWSGVFPVRHRDGHLVNLEFRTHPIRGPGGAPLVLAVASEVTTLRRIQADLAVLDGFFTQSPVGMAVFDTDLRYVRLNEALALTNGLAAEAHLGHRLTEVLPGTNAAEAEAVMREVLASGRPVVDFRSQDRAPEDPRRDRALSASYFRLADQGGRVLGVSATVIDVTERYRAEARAARAQERLSLLVDATASIGTTLDLRQTARELADAMVPSVADISGVFALEALIAGRNVEPPAPDARQLVRRLALSTADPLYPAESLPVDSVYELPPDSPYARALITGRTVVVPSWELPPLADGISESRRRAFLGDRPRSVRITPLVARGTTLGMVVYSRRGERESFAEADITLGEELASRAAVAIDNARLYLRQHQTVLARQQALREAKAAQERLALVNAASARIGTTLDLDRTANELAEVATPRLADTVVVEVLEELVRGEREGRPPADGSALLRRMAFHSVRGSTMAPIARLGGVHRFPPGSPYAWSLAHRKPVLVPRMDEEGMAWFADDPVRTAAVREQNVRSFMVVPLIARGSPVGVAGFYRTLVERPYEDEDLALAGELAVRAAVSIDNALLFTRERDAAAARQRALDEAWAAQQRLGLLNEASNRIGTTLDLHRTAKELVDVVIPRFADFVTVDLRDTVLGGEEPGPVPRDGSVLMRAVAVGELAPDGSMTAAADQVGETSQSAEVYAQSLRTRRSILVSEVTEKELRRIVASPDRVQPGLAAGIHSYLMVPLVARGLVLGGAEFLRTRNPAPFGAADRSLAEELAARTALAIDNARLYRRERDTALTLQRSLLPQEIHRTLGLELAYRYLPSSVVSEVGGDWFDVVPLSSGRVALIVGDVMGHGIRAAATMGQLRTVARTLMILELNPERVLHRLDETTTALGEGQFATCVCVFYDPADRSCTAACAGHLPPVVADTEGNAHLVDLPPGAPLGVGGVEFESVEFTLPEQAILTLYTDGLVERRGRDLDEGLQLLCRTVADRSRSLEQTCDAVLTRLTGRTAEDDIAVIMAQVRPEGADLIANLPLTGDHAMVAHSRRFTRETLTSWGLAALVDWAELLTSELITNALVHAGSPTQLRLFCDRVLTVEVADREGGTPRIRHARNEDEGGRGIHLVNELAHRWGSRRTANGKVVWFELELPPGFPTA